A genomic window from Luteolibacter flavescens includes:
- a CDS encoding MFS transporter produces MNETTAKDEPAVIPATSQPTDTVLALIFAISASHLLNDTIQALLPSIYPILKESYQLSFAQLGLITFTFQLTASLLQPLVGLVTDRKPMPYALPVGMTFTLIGLVCLAHSTTFPTILMSAAMIGTGSAVFHPEASRIAFMAAGKRRGLAQSIFQVGGNAGSAIGPLLAALVIVPHGQRSILAFSAIALLGVVILTFIGRWQSRNFHRIKRKAKSGTAQSAFPRKTVVLALTVLVALTFSKYVYLSSLTSYYTFYLIDRFHISVQSSQYYLFLLLAAVAVGTIAGGPIGDRIGRKRVIWASILGVAPFSLMLPHVGLGMTAALSVVIGLVLASAFSAILVYAQELLPGKVGMIAGLFFGLAFGIAGIGSAVLGKVADHQGINFVFQICAYLPLIGILTVFLPDVEADKE; encoded by the coding sequence ATGAACGAAACCACCGCCAAGGACGAGCCCGCGGTCATCCCCGCGACCAGCCAACCCACGGATACGGTCCTGGCGCTCATCTTCGCCATCAGCGCCTCCCACCTGCTGAATGACACCATCCAGGCCCTGCTGCCCTCGATCTACCCGATCCTGAAGGAGTCGTATCAGCTCAGCTTCGCCCAGCTCGGTCTGATCACCTTCACCTTCCAGCTCACCGCCTCCTTGCTCCAGCCGCTCGTGGGTCTGGTGACGGACCGCAAGCCCATGCCCTACGCGCTGCCGGTGGGCATGACCTTCACGCTGATCGGCCTCGTCTGTCTCGCTCACTCGACCACCTTTCCGACGATCCTGATGTCGGCCGCGATGATCGGCACCGGCTCGGCGGTCTTCCACCCCGAAGCATCGCGCATCGCCTTCATGGCCGCAGGCAAGCGCCGTGGCCTGGCGCAATCGATCTTCCAGGTCGGCGGGAATGCGGGCAGCGCCATCGGCCCCTTGCTCGCGGCGCTGGTCATCGTGCCACACGGCCAACGCTCCATCCTCGCCTTTTCCGCGATCGCGCTGCTGGGCGTGGTGATCCTCACCTTCATCGGCCGCTGGCAGAGCCGGAATTTCCACCGCATCAAGCGGAAGGCCAAGTCAGGCACGGCCCAGTCCGCCTTTCCCCGCAAGACGGTGGTCCTCGCCCTCACGGTGCTGGTGGCCCTCACCTTTTCGAAGTACGTCTATCTATCCTCGCTGACCAGCTACTACACCTTCTACCTAATCGACCGCTTCCACATCTCGGTGCAGAGCTCGCAATACTATCTCTTCCTGCTGCTGGCGGCGGTGGCGGTGGGCACCATCGCCGGCGGTCCGATCGGTGACCGCATCGGGCGCAAGCGCGTGATCTGGGCCTCCATCCTCGGTGTCGCGCCCTTCTCCCTGATGCTGCCGCACGTGGGTCTGGGCATGACCGCCGCGCTGAGCGTGGTCATCGGCCTGGTGCTGGCCTCCGCCTTCTCCGCCATTCTCGTCTATGCGCAGGAACTGCTGCCCGGGAAGGTCGGCATGATCGCCGGACTCTTCTTCGGACTCGCATTCGGCATCGCAGGCATCGGCTCCGCGGTGCTCGGCAAGGTAGCCGACCACCAGGGCATCAACTTCGTCTTCCAGATCTGCGCCTACCTCCCGCTCATCGGCATCCTCACCGTCTTCCTGCCGGACGTGGAGGCCGACAAGGAATGA
- a CDS encoding AraC family transcriptional regulator, whose translation MKREAIPAVGLGDYRQSLLRGEGFVAVPYQESRAWNPTLLTPHYHDFFQISLIRGPAKLMHDFREMQVRGDTLFFLSPGQVHAVASGKETDGTILSFTREFFDAGAAGSTQLLLELPFFYTPDFPPWLGVPTGAGEEIAAIFSELQEEFNQARPGAGEIVRALLRILLVKASRWRDHERPATNLQRGVSLVRDFQLLVERNFREWQALTPYARELGVTANHLNDMVSEATGRAAGEHVRQRRLLDAKRLLLYSELGVAEIGYRLGFKDPSYFGRFFRRYEGRTPAEFRDEIREKYQKEAR comes from the coding sequence ATGAAACGCGAAGCCATCCCCGCCGTCGGTCTTGGCGACTACCGGCAGTCCCTGCTGCGGGGAGAGGGCTTCGTGGCGGTGCCCTATCAGGAATCGCGGGCGTGGAATCCCACGCTGCTCACCCCGCACTACCACGATTTCTTCCAGATCTCGCTCATCCGCGGCCCGGCGAAGCTGATGCACGACTTCCGTGAAATGCAGGTCCGCGGGGACACGCTCTTTTTCCTCAGCCCGGGACAGGTCCATGCCGTGGCATCGGGAAAGGAAACCGACGGCACCATCCTGTCCTTCACCCGTGAATTCTTCGATGCCGGGGCGGCGGGTTCCACGCAGTTGCTGCTGGAGCTACCCTTCTTCTACACGCCGGATTTCCCGCCGTGGCTGGGCGTGCCTACCGGAGCGGGCGAGGAGATCGCGGCGATCTTTTCCGAGCTGCAGGAGGAATTCAACCAGGCCCGCCCGGGTGCCGGGGAAATCGTCCGGGCGCTCCTCCGCATCCTGCTGGTCAAGGCCAGCCGCTGGCGTGACCACGAGCGGCCCGCCACGAATCTCCAGCGCGGCGTGAGCCTCGTGCGCGATTTCCAGTTGCTGGTGGAGAGGAACTTCAGGGAATGGCAGGCACTCACGCCCTACGCCCGCGAACTCGGCGTGACGGCGAATCACCTGAACGACATGGTCAGCGAGGCGACCGGACGAGCCGCGGGCGAGCACGTCCGCCAGCGCCGCCTGCTGGATGCGAAGCGCCTCCTCCTCTATTCGGAGCTCGGTGTCGCGGAAATCGGCTACCGGCTCGGCTTCAAGGATCCCTCCTACTTCGGGCGCTTCTTCCGCCGCTACGAGGGACGCACCCCGGCGGAGTTCCGCGACGAAATCCGAGAAAAATACCAGAAAGAGGCGCGCTAG
- the pdxH gene encoding pyridoxamine 5'-phosphate oxidase, with product MDLSDFRKEYTDRGLSREDLAADPMAQFEQWFQQAVELKLHEPNAMSLATVDATGRPLLRTVLLKYFDTNGFVFFTNYQSRKAKHIAENPNVSLLFPWVILERQVIVQGRAEKISATESLKYFTSRPRESQLGAWVSDQSSVISSRKLLMQKLAEIKDKFANGEVPLPSFWGGYRVVPETIEFWQGGSARLHDRFLYERKEGGWEIERLSP from the coding sequence ATGGATCTCTCCGACTTCCGCAAGGAATACACCGACCGCGGGCTGAGCCGCGAAGACCTGGCCGCCGATCCCATGGCGCAGTTCGAGCAGTGGTTCCAGCAGGCGGTGGAGCTGAAGCTGCACGAACCAAACGCAATGAGCCTCGCCACGGTGGACGCGACCGGCCGCCCCCTGTTGCGCACGGTGCTGCTGAAGTATTTCGACACAAACGGCTTCGTTTTCTTCACGAACTACCAGAGCCGGAAGGCAAAGCACATCGCGGAGAATCCCAACGTCTCGCTCCTCTTCCCCTGGGTCATCCTCGAGCGCCAGGTCATCGTCCAGGGCCGCGCCGAAAAGATCTCCGCCACGGAGTCGCTCAAGTATTTCACCTCCCGCCCGCGCGAATCCCAGCTCGGCGCATGGGTGTCCGACCAGAGCTCGGTCATCTCGTCCCGCAAGCTGCTGATGCAGAAGCTCGCGGAAATCAAAGACAAGTTCGCCAATGGCGAGGTCCCCCTCCCTTCCTTCTGGGGCGGCTACCGCGTCGTGCCGGAAACCATCGAATTCTGGCAAGGCGGCTCGGCCCGCCTCCACGACCGCTTCTTGTACGAGCGGAAGGAAGGCGGCTGGGAGATCGAGCGGCTCTCACCGTGA
- a CDS encoding 3-keto-disaccharide hydrolase — translation METRFFFPCAAFFILACTANAEGDWKSLFNGKDLSGWTVTLDKHKPGEDPEKMVQVRDGAIHMYPDTDPSETVPFGVITHEDTFSRFHLTLEYRWLDKKFAPRKDAIRDAGLLYHVHSAEKIWPDSLEYQIQEGDTADIVLLQRHATSWKHPQPDSAPEGQGDAGLLPENGGVPIVSRQGFLYLGRFPEYDHLRGWNQVEVIVHANESAEHRLNGHVRARLGDFRMPDGAPLSSGKICLQLEGAELQYRNVQIRELDEPLRSSKPHLALSAVKDKPARSATITVKNPLNRPVPAALSIEGVDAAAFSATAPAATIGAGESMEVTVHFKPVRGAARYSAGLRVGSPEQGTFVLLQGIGLAAFEGKNEPPLQDIVNALGIPLNAGGTKLELDTKVDVIGDSKDVRYFVKAGEGKVRITPLARFSPPGATPFGIVAKGTTTLVESGKLATSAEVADSHQSLLPPLEGEASSVEIDTPEEGFAFYLNAHQFVSFTDPGLPSEAKIARTARVYPARLFAGRELKDAFIVGFEEAANGDYQDALFLLENVKPAP, via the coding sequence ATGGAAACCCGCTTCTTCTTCCCCTGCGCCGCATTCTTCATCCTAGCCTGCACTGCCAATGCCGAAGGTGACTGGAAGTCCCTCTTCAATGGCAAGGATCTCTCCGGCTGGACGGTCACGCTGGACAAGCACAAGCCCGGCGAAGATCCGGAGAAGATGGTGCAGGTCCGCGACGGGGCCATCCACATGTATCCGGACACCGATCCGTCGGAGACCGTGCCCTTCGGCGTGATCACCCATGAGGATACGTTTTCCCGCTTCCACCTCACGCTGGAGTATCGCTGGCTCGACAAGAAATTCGCCCCGCGGAAGGACGCCATCCGCGATGCCGGGCTGCTGTATCACGTCCACTCCGCGGAGAAAATCTGGCCGGATTCGCTGGAGTACCAGATCCAGGAGGGCGATACCGCGGACATCGTGCTGCTCCAGCGCCACGCCACCTCGTGGAAGCACCCGCAGCCTGACAGCGCCCCGGAAGGACAAGGCGATGCCGGCCTGCTGCCGGAGAATGGCGGCGTCCCGATCGTCAGCCGCCAGGGCTTCCTCTACCTCGGGCGCTTCCCGGAGTATGATCACCTCCGCGGCTGGAACCAAGTCGAGGTGATCGTCCATGCAAACGAGTCCGCCGAGCATCGGCTGAATGGCCATGTCCGAGCGCGTCTCGGTGACTTCCGCATGCCGGACGGTGCGCCGCTTTCCTCCGGGAAGATCTGCCTGCAGCTCGAGGGGGCGGAGCTCCAGTATCGCAATGTCCAGATCCGCGAGCTCGATGAGCCGCTGCGCTCCAGCAAGCCGCACCTCGCCCTCAGCGCGGTGAAGGACAAGCCTGCCCGCAGCGCCACGATCACGGTAAAGAATCCGCTCAATCGCCCGGTGCCTGCCGCGCTGTCCATCGAGGGCGTGGATGCCGCCGCCTTCAGCGCCACGGCACCCGCGGCGACCATCGGTGCCGGTGAGTCGATGGAGGTGACGGTTCACTTCAAGCCGGTGCGCGGGGCCGCGCGGTATTCCGCCGGGCTGCGCGTCGGTTCGCCGGAGCAGGGGACCTTCGTGCTGCTGCAGGGCATCGGCCTTGCGGCATTCGAGGGGAAGAACGAGCCGCCGCTCCAGGACATCGTGAACGCGCTCGGCATCCCGCTGAATGCCGGAGGCACGAAGCTGGAACTCGACACGAAGGTCGACGTGATCGGCGACAGCAAGGACGTGCGCTACTTCGTGAAGGCAGGTGAGGGGAAGGTCCGCATCACGCCGCTCGCACGCTTTTCTCCTCCGGGCGCGACGCCCTTCGGGATCGTGGCAAAGGGCACCACCACGCTCGTCGAGTCCGGCAAGCTCGCGACCTCGGCCGAGGTCGCGGACTCCCATCAATCGCTGCTGCCACCGCTGGAGGGCGAGGCGTCTTCGGTCGAGATCGACACCCCGGAGGAAGGCTTCGCCTTCTACCTGAATGCCCACCAGTTCGTCTCCTTCACCGATCCCGGGCTGCCGAGCGAGGCGAAGATCGCCCGCACGGCCCGGGTCTATCCGGCGCGTCTTTTCGCCGGTCGCGAGTTGAAAGACGCCTTCATCGTCGGCTTCGAGGAGGCGGCGAATGGCGACTACCAGGACGCGCTGTTCCTCCTCGAGAACGTGAAGCCCGCCCCTTGA
- a CDS encoding VOC family protein, with the protein MKTNALNWFEIFTNDLANATDFYNTILNAKLQPGTMESCRMAIFPGDHDKGVCGALTQMEGHQPGAGGTLVYLNVEGDLDGVLARIPEAGGTVIRGRMDIAPHGFIGIFRDPEGNVVGLHSMV; encoded by the coding sequence ATGAAAACGAATGCCCTGAACTGGTTCGAGATCTTCACCAATGACCTCGCCAACGCCACCGATTTCTACAATACCATCCTCAATGCGAAGCTGCAGCCGGGCACGATGGAGAGCTGCCGCATGGCGATCTTCCCCGGCGATCATGACAAGGGCGTCTGCGGCGCGCTGACGCAGATGGAGGGCCACCAGCCCGGTGCCGGCGGCACCCTCGTGTATCTGAATGTCGAGGGGGATCTGGATGGCGTGCTCGCCCGCATCCCGGAGGCCGGCGGCACGGTCATCCGCGGCCGCATGGACATCGCGCCGCACGGCTTCATCGGCATCTTCCGCGATCCCGAGGGCAATGTCGTCGGGCTGCACAGCATGGTCTGA
- a CDS encoding putative Ig domain-containing protein, giving the protein MTRLLLGILSKLFLISLCLAGVASGQTPWIKSVRHQQTAYFLFDGKIERYDIQNNSWLSGVALPATGAKSIVVSDRGVYVAIGSDIHRFDLNLGNRSILTTTALPLAELLMDGDMLMAVQTGSGITVNFRPLGGGSPIQSNLESTTWNLPAGSSVATVANKIFGRSTRGPADIIQVTYKTAGGLLTVLDSPYAGGALPSASKTYVMPGETLVVDNAGIVYAASDLSYAGSFGGGFTDIAFQEDSRLPVVLRGNRLGLFDSSNRETTSAILSAEAASVHLTPDAAIAFIPENTARGVRAERVAFSDFQPPASAAASNPAGLTYTADQILMDRDGIVLVYSAANRTVFRWSPDEGRYLDGIGLSDTPSTIAYSAEEHSLYLGYSTGAITRIAAAPGSVAQPFANLPTAVRGLVATDRHLLAVHYMSSERFHRVFNRAGSQLDAKARSTVSSVYEYSPGSRKVFWFHDSTTGGILHSSVITESGVLGPDVETPYLKPNISDTPPIRPNAVGTRVAIARGIIFGGNPLDVAYEMERTSTDLGWVGETLYGIEPHGTGNTSFHRWTADWNVERSRVFSGTPLRVLPGEDRSVVITQHEGKPRFYTVSPDFAVLSDSLGGRMPLIAAQPESTRAHYGDPVMLSVQPVGSGPFTYRWTKDDVEVPGATAADLFVENCGSADAGIYQVRVSNEVGSVISATARLAVGPIRNSPFTAGNLLVSSRDRLYEARTSGQVVRSIQVPNPFARDFAHRVEDAVVDQLGRVHVMFKAFSGGSEPTMIGTYDPEFEFWNYTRLWESFAPNANETDLSLAGDTLITNRMVTVNTRNRHVRRLPPIYNSFSRPNLNGGLDGYVYGVELGRVIVRYHPETWARLQTTTGAQGSFLTGATAAADGMVYGVTTNRRIGIFPPGSSDSGTYMSLTPLQDYTYFDFNLSTSGLIAMGTGNPGLVVLANPSLRTASTVTVAGVTGGVYAGWVEAPVIPAPAFAGTPPATTLEDALFVFDPMVIHPDPDANLTLSLEAAPPWLRLDETGKLTGTPLVDHIGTSAVRLTATDSFGISTTISFDLEVLEVNDQPLAIDHETTEEEDAPPFDIPLGPLFSDEETPDERLVFQIVSNSNPALVTPTLGTGSIRITPVKDAYGSTTVLVRATDEGGLTVESEIHITLTAVNDPPVFTSAVPDLIAEPAGTPQQLALAPFVFDADPEDSLVWSLGEVTRSDLFSSLAIDPTTGVLDIAYAPYVSGHSDVTVIATDGSDTSASFTFRITLPDLPLPGLSVATTIAVNRQTGLLEQQVTVTSNAARDIAGFDLSITGLPAGVTVQNATNAVAGAWVLRHRTVMAPGASVTFTIEYKVPTRGTAISPQISVTLVTAPQPPTIAAQPGLAVSRCEFLADGGMLIEFHSVPGQSYEVQYTNDGQTWLTSPVAIEATSNRVQWIDRGPPRTASPPKTQSMRLYRVRTVDPEP; this is encoded by the coding sequence ATGACTCGTCTCCTCCTCGGAATCCTCTCCAAGCTGTTCTTGATCTCGCTCTGCCTCGCCGGGGTTGCCTCCGGGCAGACGCCGTGGATCAAGTCGGTGAGGCACCAGCAGACCGCCTATTTCCTCTTCGACGGGAAAATCGAGCGATATGATATCCAGAACAACTCCTGGCTGAGCGGCGTCGCCCTGCCAGCCACGGGCGCGAAGTCGATCGTGGTCTCCGATCGTGGCGTGTATGTCGCCATCGGCTCCGATATCCACCGCTTCGACCTGAATCTCGGCAACCGCTCGATCCTCACCACCACCGCACTGCCGCTCGCGGAGCTCCTGATGGACGGCGACATGCTCATGGCAGTGCAGACCGGCAGCGGAATCACCGTGAATTTCCGCCCGCTGGGAGGAGGGAGCCCGATTCAATCGAATCTCGAGTCCACCACCTGGAACCTGCCAGCCGGATCCTCCGTCGCGACCGTGGCGAACAAGATCTTCGGCCGAAGCACCCGCGGCCCTGCGGATATCATCCAGGTCACCTACAAGACCGCCGGGGGGCTCCTCACCGTTCTCGATAGCCCGTATGCGGGTGGCGCCTTGCCCTCCGCAAGCAAGACCTACGTGATGCCCGGAGAGACGCTGGTGGTGGACAATGCCGGCATCGTTTATGCCGCTTCCGACCTTAGCTATGCCGGGTCATTCGGCGGGGGCTTCACCGACATCGCCTTCCAGGAGGACAGCCGGCTCCCCGTGGTGCTGCGCGGGAATCGGCTCGGACTCTTCGACTCCAGCAACCGCGAGACCACCTCGGCGATCCTGTCGGCGGAAGCCGCCAGCGTCCATCTGACTCCGGATGCGGCCATCGCCTTCATCCCGGAAAACACGGCTCGCGGGGTGCGGGCGGAGCGGGTTGCATTCTCGGACTTCCAGCCACCCGCCTCTGCTGCCGCGTCAAATCCCGCGGGCCTGACCTACACGGCGGACCAGATCCTGATGGATCGGGACGGGATCGTGCTCGTTTATTCGGCCGCCAATAGGACGGTCTTCCGCTGGTCTCCGGACGAAGGCCGGTATCTTGACGGGATCGGCCTTTCAGATACCCCCTCGACGATCGCCTACAGTGCCGAGGAGCACTCACTCTACCTCGGCTACTCCACGGGTGCCATCACCCGGATTGCAGCGGCACCCGGCTCTGTAGCGCAGCCCTTCGCCAATCTGCCCACCGCGGTCCGCGGATTGGTCGCGACGGACCGCCATCTGCTCGCGGTGCACTACATGAGCTCCGAGCGCTTTCATCGCGTCTTCAACCGCGCGGGATCGCAGTTGGATGCGAAGGCCCGCTCCACCGTCTCCAGCGTCTATGAATACAGCCCGGGCAGCCGCAAGGTCTTCTGGTTCCACGACAGCACCACCGGTGGCATCCTTCACAGCTCCGTGATTACGGAGAGCGGCGTCCTAGGACCGGACGTGGAGACGCCCTACCTGAAGCCGAACATCAGCGACACGCCACCCATCCGCCCGAATGCCGTGGGCACGAGGGTGGCCATCGCCCGCGGCATCATCTTCGGTGGCAATCCGCTGGACGTGGCATACGAGATGGAGCGCACCTCCACGGACCTTGGCTGGGTCGGCGAAACCCTGTACGGCATCGAGCCGCACGGGACGGGCAACACCTCCTTCCACCGCTGGACGGCGGACTGGAATGTCGAGCGGTCCCGCGTTTTCTCAGGCACGCCGCTGCGAGTGCTGCCCGGTGAGGACCGATCGGTCGTCATCACCCAGCATGAGGGCAAGCCGCGGTTCTACACGGTATCCCCGGACTTCGCCGTGCTCTCCGATTCGCTCGGAGGACGTATGCCGCTCATCGCCGCCCAACCGGAAAGTACCCGCGCGCACTATGGCGACCCGGTCATGCTCAGCGTGCAGCCCGTGGGTTCCGGCCCCTTCACGTACCGCTGGACGAAGGACGACGTCGAGGTCCCCGGGGCGACTGCCGCGGATCTCTTCGTGGAAAACTGCGGGTCCGCTGACGCCGGGATCTATCAGGTGAGGGTGAGCAATGAAGTCGGCAGCGTGATCTCTGCCACCGCCCGTCTGGCTGTCGGCCCCATCCGCAATTCCCCCTTCACTGCTGGCAACCTGCTCGTAAGTTCCCGCGACCGCCTTTACGAAGCCCGGACAAGCGGTCAGGTCGTCCGCTCGATCCAGGTGCCGAATCCCTTTGCCAGGGACTTCGCCCACCGGGTGGAGGACGCTGTTGTGGACCAGCTCGGCCGCGTCCATGTGATGTTCAAGGCCTTCTCCGGTGGATCGGAGCCGACGATGATCGGCACCTACGATCCGGAGTTTGAATTCTGGAATTACACGCGGCTTTGGGAATCCTTCGCCCCGAATGCGAACGAGACGGATCTCTCGCTGGCGGGCGACACGCTGATCACGAACCGGATGGTCACCGTGAACACCCGCAACCGGCACGTCAGGAGGCTGCCGCCGATCTACAACAGCTTCAGCCGGCCAAACCTCAACGGCGGTCTGGACGGATACGTCTATGGTGTGGAGTTGGGTCGCGTCATCGTCCGCTACCACCCGGAGACATGGGCTCGCCTGCAGACCACCACGGGCGCTCAAGGCAGCTTCTTAACTGGGGCAACTGCCGCAGCGGATGGCATGGTGTATGGCGTCACCACAAATCGCCGGATCGGCATCTTCCCCCCGGGCTCAAGCGATTCCGGCACCTACATGAGCCTGACGCCGCTGCAGGACTACACCTACTTCGATTTCAATCTCTCGACGTCTGGACTGATCGCCATGGGCACCGGAAATCCGGGGCTCGTCGTGCTCGCCAATCCGTCGCTCCGGACAGCCAGCACCGTCACCGTGGCCGGAGTGACAGGCGGCGTTTACGCCGGGTGGGTGGAGGCACCGGTCATCCCCGCGCCGGCATTTGCGGGCACTCCCCCGGCGACGACACTGGAAGATGCCCTCTTTGTCTTCGACCCGATGGTCATCCATCCCGACCCCGATGCGAACCTTACCCTCTCGCTTGAGGCTGCACCGCCGTGGTTGCGTCTGGACGAGACTGGAAAGCTGACCGGCACGCCGCTGGTCGATCACATCGGCACCTCGGCCGTGCGACTGACGGCGACGGACTCCTTCGGGATTTCCACGACGATTTCCTTCGATCTCGAAGTGCTGGAGGTGAATGACCAGCCACTCGCCATCGATCATGAGACGACGGAGGAAGAGGACGCGCCTCCATTCGACATTCCTCTGGGGCCGCTCTTTTCCGACGAGGAAACTCCCGACGAGAGGCTGGTCTTCCAGATCGTCTCCAATAGCAATCCCGCTCTCGTCACGCCGACGCTTGGCACGGGAAGCATTCGGATCACTCCAGTGAAGGATGCCTACGGTTCCACGACGGTGCTCGTGCGCGCTACCGACGAAGGCGGGTTGACGGTGGAGTCAGAGATACACATCACGCTCACAGCCGTGAATGACCCGCCGGTTTTCACAAGCGCTGTGCCGGACCTCATCGCGGAGCCTGCGGGGACGCCGCAGCAGCTCGCGCTCGCACCTTTCGTCTTCGATGCCGATCCCGAGGACTCGCTCGTCTGGTCGCTGGGCGAAGTCACCCGCAGCGACCTGTTTTCGAGCCTCGCCATCGACCCCACGACCGGGGTGCTCGATATCGCCTATGCACCTTATGTGAGCGGCCATTCCGACGTGACCGTGATCGCCACGGACGGCAGCGATACGTCCGCGTCATTCACCTTCCGCATCACCCTGCCAGACCTGCCTCTGCCCGGGCTCTCGGTGGCCACGACCATCGCGGTCAATCGCCAGACCGGCCTGCTGGAGCAGCAGGTGACCGTGACGAGCAATGCCGCGCGCGACATCGCGGGCTTCGACCTCTCCATCACGGGGCTGCCTGCGGGAGTGACCGTCCAGAATGCGACGAACGCGGTCGCCGGTGCGTGGGTGCTCCGTCACCGGACGGTCATGGCTCCGGGGGCATCGGTCACCTTCACCATCGAGTACAAGGTGCCCACGCGAGGAACCGCCATCTCCCCTCAGATCTCCGTGACGCTGGTTACCGCGCCTCAGCCACCGACCATCGCGGCACAGCCGGGACTGGCCGTGAGCCGTTGCGAATTCCTCGCCGACGGCGGCATGCTCATCGAGTTCCACTCCGTGCCCGGGCAAAGCTACGAGGTCCAATACACGAACGACGGCCAGACATGGCTCACCTCGCCGGTGGCCATCGAGGCCACCAGCAATCGTGTCCAATGGATCGACCGCGGGCCACCCCGGACCGCCTCGCCTCCGAAGACTCAATCCATGCGACTCTACCGCGTGCGGACGGTGGACCCGGAGCCTTGA
- a CDS encoding spermidine synthase, with the protein MSLRCHAVVDTAYQQVQIWKSERQCEFRVAGAIHAWWHERRFLTGLAWDNIASAALLRPAGPPRSILMLGLAGGTAMRILRHLLPECRLVAVDIDSEIVALAELNMKLDDLGIEIHFGDAYQWIAACREKFDVVIDDVYLAGKSDVFRPGKSDNRQISALKRLVAPGGLLLANLVNGPGHRAMQIRTRAAFREAFPVVKSVTTPDSMNETLAGGADVLPASALTPWVGSFPDGIDRRYWKRLKVRRLTPVAAR; encoded by the coding sequence ATGAGTCTCCGCTGCCACGCTGTCGTCGATACCGCCTACCAGCAGGTCCAGATCTGGAAATCCGAGCGGCAGTGTGAGTTTCGGGTGGCCGGGGCAATCCACGCGTGGTGGCACGAGCGGCGCTTCCTCACGGGCCTGGCTTGGGACAATATCGCATCGGCGGCACTGCTGCGGCCGGCCGGTCCGCCGCGCTCGATCCTGATGCTGGGCCTCGCGGGCGGCACTGCGATGCGCATCCTGCGGCACCTCCTGCCGGAGTGCCGACTGGTCGCCGTGGACATTGACTCGGAGATCGTCGCGCTGGCCGAGCTGAACATGAAGCTGGATGACCTGGGCATCGAGATCCACTTCGGCGACGCCTACCAATGGATCGCCGCGTGCCGGGAGAAATTCGACGTGGTCATCGACGACGTCTATCTCGCGGGAAAGAGCGATGTTTTCCGGCCCGGGAAGTCCGACAACCGGCAGATCTCCGCGCTGAAGCGGCTGGTGGCACCCGGCGGCCTCCTGTTGGCGAATCTGGTGAACGGCCCCGGTCACCGCGCGATGCAGATCCGCACCCGGGCTGCCTTCCGTGAGGCGTTCCCCGTCGTGAAGTCCGTGACCACGCCGGATAGCATGAATGAGACCCTCGCCGGGGGGGCGGATGTCTTGCCTGCCTCGGCGCTCACCCCGTGGGTGGGTAGTTTCCCGGATGGGATCGACCGCCGCTACTGGAAGCGGCTGAAAGTCCGCCGTCTAACCCCCGTGGCGGCGCGTTGA
- a CDS encoding 3-keto-disaccharide hydrolase has protein sequence MKPFALAVFSILSAATLHAEVGVGAKPIEGAEVVFDGSREMLDEKWTYWQGPRFASSLPIKWKIVEDPVDKGTVVMSDDPVAAGGKYGTADIVTKKAYKDFRLHIEFNIAKKGGNSGVYLQNRYEIQILDGDKTKHGMAAVINETGSPYEHYLGVGKWNAYDIVFRAARFTDGKLTEKAKVTMFFNGKKVHENQTINQVWGGANSGVDGGNDGGKGITDTPQGLKLQAEGHDVRFRNIWIKELDLEKPDTDFAE, from the coding sequence GTGAAACCATTTGCCCTTGCCGTTTTTTCGATCCTTTCCGCCGCCACGCTCCATGCCGAGGTCGGCGTCGGGGCCAAGCCCATCGAGGGGGCCGAGGTCGTCTTCGATGGCTCCCGCGAGATGCTCGATGAAAAGTGGACCTATTGGCAGGGCCCGCGCTTTGCGTCCTCGCTGCCGATCAAGTGGAAGATCGTCGAGGACCCGGTGGACAAGGGCACGGTGGTGATGAGCGACGATCCGGTCGCGGCCGGCGGCAAGTATGGCACCGCGGACATCGTGACGAAGAAGGCCTACAAGGACTTCCGCCTGCACATCGAATTCAACATCGCCAAGAAGGGCGGGAACAGCGGCGTCTATCTCCAGAACCGCTACGAGATCCAGATCCTCGACGGCGACAAGACGAAGCACGGCATGGCCGCCGTGATCAATGAGACCGGGTCCCCTTACGAGCACTACCTCGGGGTGGGGAAGTGGAATGCCTACGACATCGTCTTCCGCGCGGCCCGCTTCACCGATGGCAAGCTCACGGAGAAGGCGAAGGTGACGATGTTTTTCAACGGCAAGAAGGTGCACGAAAACCAGACCATCAACCAGGTGTGGGGCGGTGCGAATTCCGGCGTGGACGGTGGCAATGACGGCGGCAAGGGCATCACCGACACCCCGCAGGGCCTGAAGCTCCAGGCCGAGGGCCACGACGTGCGCTTCCGCAATATCTGGATCAAGGAGCTGGACCTGGAGAAGCCGGACACGGACTTCGCCGAGTGA